The Paenibacillus sp. RUD330 genome has a segment encoding these proteins:
- a CDS encoding Rrf2 family transcriptional regulator, whose protein sequence is MNSEFTIAVHSLVYLAYRPDRMATSEAIANNVNTHPSRVRKVMSCLKKRNYVVTKEGLGGGYILHCSPESVTLAEIYRATSIGTMKPSWCSGTEEGDCLVACNMANVMDVIFMETEEKLLQHLESMTIRDVLERIKSAQAAALG, encoded by the coding sequence ATGAACAGTGAATTCACGATTGCCGTGCACAGCCTCGTCTATCTGGCCTACCGTCCTGACCGGATGGCGACGAGCGAAGCGATTGCGAACAATGTGAATACGCATCCCTCCCGAGTCCGCAAGGTGATGAGCTGCTTGAAAAAGCGGAATTACGTCGTGACCAAGGAAGGGCTGGGCGGCGGCTATATCCTTCATTGCAGCCCGGAGAGCGTGACGCTGGCCGAGATTTACCGGGCGACCTCCATCGGAACGATGAAGCCTTCGTGGTGCTCCGGCACCGAAGAGGGAGATTGCCTTGTTGCGTGCAATATGGCGAACGTCATGGATGTCATCTTCATGGAGACCGAGGAGAAGCTGCTTCAGCATCTGGAAAGCATGACGATCCGCGACGTGCTGGAGCGCATCAAGTCCGCTCAGGCCGCAGCGCTCGGATAG
- a CDS encoding M23 family metallopeptidase has protein sequence MLKRMMFAAASILLLSAGSGTVSAAAVPESAGQEQALEASSKEERKPVYARMALLTGLAWEQVAALDQYERTLGKARPKSRPKLGKWAGVYVTPEQWTGALNPDADDRNPDSILVFGGLGKDGDGDGKADPASDLDLLYSQSAAIAKYGTAPDDFVIGVWEYYHNIRAVQRVSQFAQLYKTYGRVDLSGSAFPVPVGTNYSYRSTWGTARGWGGHRTHEGTDIFADYGLPVRSTCYGIVENMGWNNYGGWRIGIRDAENRYHYYAHLSGFDKSLKTGQAVTPGQTLGWVGSSGYGKPGTSGKFPPHLHYGIYRDRGMVEWAFDPYPLLKQWERQELKAKKAKAK, from the coding sequence ACAGGAGCAGGCTCTGGAGGCGTCGTCCAAGGAAGAGCGCAAGCCGGTGTACGCCCGGATGGCTCTCCTTACCGGGCTGGCCTGGGAGCAGGTCGCCGCCCTCGACCAATACGAGCGGACCCTCGGCAAAGCCCGCCCCAAATCAAGGCCGAAACTGGGGAAATGGGCTGGCGTATATGTAACCCCGGAGCAATGGACCGGCGCTCTCAACCCCGATGCCGACGACCGCAATCCCGATTCCATCCTCGTCTTCGGCGGACTAGGCAAGGACGGCGACGGCGACGGGAAGGCCGATCCGGCCAGCGACCTCGATCTGCTGTACTCCCAATCGGCCGCAATCGCCAAATACGGAACAGCACCGGACGATTTCGTCATCGGCGTATGGGAATACTACCATAATATCCGCGCCGTGCAGCGGGTGAGCCAGTTCGCCCAGCTATACAAAACCTACGGCCGGGTCGATCTGTCCGGAAGCGCGTTTCCCGTTCCCGTTGGAACCAACTATTCCTATCGCAGCACATGGGGCACCGCGCGCGGCTGGGGAGGCCATCGGACCCACGAGGGAACGGATATTTTCGCCGACTACGGCCTTCCTGTGCGAAGCACCTGCTACGGCATCGTCGAGAACATGGGCTGGAACAACTACGGAGGCTGGAGAATCGGAATCCGCGACGCCGAGAACCGCTACCACTATTACGCCCACCTGTCCGGCTTCGACAAATCGCTCAAAACCGGACAAGCCGTGACGCCCGGCCAGACGCTCGGCTGGGTCGGCAGCTCCGGATACGGCAAGCCAGGCACATCGGGAAAATTCCCGCCCCATCTGCATTACGGCATTTATCGTGACCGAGGCATGGTGGAATGGGCATTCGACCCTTACCCGCTGCTCAAGCAGTGGGAGCGTCAGGAGCTCAAAGCCAAGAAGGCGAAAGCGAAATGA
- the yunB gene encoding sporulation protein YunB → MARWGRRVRWKLPVAPAKRMRMAKPRASGGWRPGASRPSGQWRPSARTTSRRLSAARVQGWTPPSVPRPRRIRKRWWLLFLAFLVLAGTVNAYVFVERKLQPPLMRVAQIKVKQIMTEAINKAITEQVASGTDLQNLIDWKTGDNGKIAAFMMNYNEHMKITAQTVQTVQSTLKDTDNFKEGIPIGQAFGSALLSSFGPRIPVRFEPLGDAQVELGTRKSDAGINMVLVEVYIRIKTELSVIIPFDSSSQSLETEIPVSYLMVVGDVPSYYYDGKGNPVGDAKASAPALALPPIPTAPETGSGGSGQH, encoded by the coding sequence GTGGCCCGATGGGGAAGGCGAGTCAGATGGAAGCTGCCGGTTGCTCCGGCCAAACGAATGCGCATGGCCAAGCCGCGTGCTTCCGGAGGCTGGAGGCCGGGAGCTTCCAGGCCGTCCGGGCAGTGGAGGCCCTCGGCCCGAACGACCTCGCGCAGGTTAAGCGCTGCCCGAGTCCAAGGCTGGACTCCTCCATCCGTTCCGCGTCCGCGCCGGATCCGCAAACGGTGGTGGCTGCTGTTCCTGGCCTTTCTCGTTCTGGCCGGCACGGTGAACGCTTATGTGTTCGTCGAAAGGAAGCTTCAGCCCCCTTTGATGAGAGTGGCGCAGATCAAGGTGAAGCAGATCATGACCGAAGCGATCAACAAGGCGATTACGGAGCAGGTGGCTTCCGGAACGGACCTCCAGAACCTGATCGACTGGAAGACGGGCGACAACGGCAAGATAGCCGCTTTCATGATGAATTACAACGAGCATATGAAAATAACCGCGCAAACGGTCCAGACCGTGCAAAGCACGCTGAAGGACACCGACAATTTCAAGGAAGGCATTCCGATCGGCCAGGCTTTCGGAAGCGCGCTGCTGTCTTCCTTCGGTCCGCGCATTCCGGTCCGCTTCGAGCCGCTCGGAGACGCTCAGGTGGAGCTGGGGACGCGCAAGAGCGATGCCGGCATCAACATGGTTCTGGTCGAGGTCTATATCCGGATCAAAACCGAGCTGTCCGTCATCATTCCTTTCGATTCCAGCTCCCAGTCGCTGGAGACGGAAATTCCGGTCTCTTATCTGATGGTGGTCGGCGATGTACCGAGTTATTATTACGACGGCAAAGGCAATCCGGTCGGCGACGCCAAAGCTTCCGCGCCCGCTCTCGCCCTGCCTCCCATTCCGACGGCCCCGGAAACGGGCAGCGGCGGCTCCGGGCAGCATTGA
- a CDS encoding discoidin domain-containing protein codes for MSISRTAWLCSFALILISIALGAVHSPSAKAATVNLALGKPVTVSSVQSSEYGGSNAVDGNTSTRWSSNTNDQQYIIVDLGAARSISSVVLRWEAAYAKGFQIQTSNDNTAWTTVYSNYSGTGGNNTITFTASARYVKMYAFTRATAYGYSLYEFEVYGDDGGGSSAGNLALGKPVSVSSTQDSTTPASYAVDGNASTRWSSSYADQQYIYVDLGSQQSIAKVVLKWESAYAKQFQVQTSTDNSSWTTVYSNYSGTGGTNTITFSPTTARYVKVYLIQRATAYGFSLYEFEVYSGAGGGGTGVAAVKQRVLDYLNGISGNHTIVGIENKNAGTPTSDSNTVASIAGRTPSLWGGDFGFGSGAVDKRQTMINEAKNQFNKGALVTLMYHACAPTRDEYCSWDDIGGANPAKLTDAQFTQLTTPGTSLYNAWIGRLDTLSTYLQDLENNNVVVLFRPFHEMNQCVFWWSCHKGSNGTAKLYQITHDYLTNTKGLENIIWVWNVQDFSNLSTEIDAYNPGSSYFDIASLDVYNTGYTTANYNTMLRVSGGKPIAIGECQFMPSSSLLASQNKWIYAMLWPDFIEDNRSTLPGIYAASNVLTLDEMPGWK; via the coding sequence GTGTCCATTTCCCGCACCGCCTGGCTGTGCTCGTTCGCGCTGATTCTGATCTCTATCGCGCTCGGAGCCGTCCACTCCCCTTCCGCCAAGGCCGCAACGGTCAATCTGGCGCTTGGCAAGCCGGTTACGGTCTCCTCGGTCCAAAGCTCCGAATACGGCGGCTCCAACGCCGTCGACGGCAATACTTCCACCCGCTGGTCGTCCAATACGAACGATCAGCAGTATATCATCGTCGATCTCGGCGCAGCCCGCTCCATCTCCAGCGTCGTGCTGCGCTGGGAAGCCGCCTACGCCAAGGGCTTCCAGATTCAAACCTCGAACGACAATACGGCCTGGACGACCGTCTATTCCAATTACAGCGGCACCGGCGGCAACAACACCATCACCTTCACCGCCAGCGCCCGCTATGTGAAAATGTACGCCTTCACGCGCGCGACCGCCTACGGCTACTCCCTTTACGAATTCGAAGTTTACGGCGACGACGGCGGCGGCTCATCTGCAGGAAATCTGGCTCTCGGCAAGCCGGTCTCCGTCTCCTCGACACAGGATTCCACCACTCCGGCCTCCTATGCGGTCGACGGCAACGCTTCCACTCGCTGGAGCTCTTCCTATGCCGACCAACAGTACATCTATGTCGATCTCGGCTCCCAGCAAAGCATAGCCAAGGTCGTGCTGAAATGGGAATCGGCTTATGCCAAGCAGTTCCAGGTGCAGACCTCGACCGACAACAGCTCCTGGACGACCGTTTACTCCAACTACAGCGGCACAGGCGGCACCAATACGATCACCTTCTCTCCCACGACAGCCCGCTATGTCAAGGTATATCTGATCCAGCGCGCTACGGCTTACGGCTTCTCCCTCTATGAATTCGAAGTCTACAGCGGCGCTGGGGGCGGCGGCACCGGTGTCGCAGCCGTCAAGCAGCGCGTTCTGGATTATTTGAACGGAATCTCCGGCAACCATACGATCGTCGGCATCGAGAACAAAAACGCCGGCACGCCGACAAGCGACAGCAACACCGTCGCGTCCATCGCCGGACGCACGCCATCGTTGTGGGGCGGGGACTTCGGCTTCGGCAGCGGAGCCGTCGACAAGCGCCAGACGATGATCAACGAAGCCAAAAACCAGTTCAACAAAGGCGCGCTCGTCACCCTGATGTATCATGCCTGCGCGCCGACACGCGACGAATATTGCAGCTGGGACGACATCGGCGGAGCGAACCCGGCCAAGCTGACCGACGCGCAATTCACCCAGCTCACGACGCCGGGAACGAGCCTGTACAATGCGTGGATCGGCCGCCTCGACACGTTGTCGACGTATTTGCAGGACCTGGAGAACAACAATGTCGTCGTTCTGTTCCGTCCCTTCCACGAGATGAACCAATGCGTCTTCTGGTGGTCCTGCCACAAAGGTTCGAACGGAACCGCCAAGCTGTATCAGATCACGCATGATTACTTGACGAATACGAAAGGATTGGAGAACATCATCTGGGTTTGGAATGTCCAGGACTTCTCCAATCTCAGCACGGAAATCGACGCCTATAATCCCGGCTCCTCCTATTTCGATATCGCTTCTCTGGACGTCTACAATACGGGATATACCACGGCGAATTACAATACGATGCTGCGAGTCTCGGGAGGCAAGCCGATCGCGATCGGAGAATGCCAGTTCATGCCTTCCTCCTCGCTGCTCGCCAGCCAGAACAAATGGATCTACGCCATGCTCTGGCCGGACTTCATCGAGGACAATCGAAGCACGCTCCCGGGCATTTACGCCGCCTCCAATGTGCTGACGCTCGATGAGATGCCGGGCTGGAAGTGA